Proteins from one Sphingomonas sp. HF-S4 genomic window:
- the thrB gene encoding homoserine kinase, whose product MAVYTQVSAEALGGFLERFDVGELISAKGIAEGVENSNYLVDTTKSRFILTLYEKRVSADDLPFFLALLDHLADRGLPVPPAVPDRDGRTIHEIEGRPACLIQFLSGVSVTHPRPPQARAAGAAMGKMHDALRDFTPERRNSLGPDDWRPLFERCGRDMDAIQPGLYEHVDKALDKLLANWPPDLPRAAIHADLFPDNVLMLGDRITGLIDFYFACTEVRAYDLAVMHGAWAFDATGAHYDAMVGQALVEGYAANFALLPEERSALPILAEGAAIRFFLTRAWDWLNTPADALVTRKDPLAYLRRLDFYAERGDALFA is encoded by the coding sequence ATGGCAGTCTACACACAGGTTTCGGCCGAGGCGCTTGGCGGCTTCCTCGAACGCTTCGACGTCGGCGAACTCATCTCGGCCAAGGGCATCGCCGAGGGGGTCGAGAACTCCAACTATCTGGTCGACACGACCAAGAGCCGCTTCATCCTGACGCTCTACGAGAAACGCGTTTCCGCCGACGACCTGCCCTTCTTCCTCGCCTTGCTCGATCATCTCGCCGACCGCGGCTTGCCGGTGCCTCCGGCCGTACCCGACCGCGACGGCCGCACGATCCATGAGATCGAAGGACGGCCTGCCTGCCTGATCCAGTTTCTCTCGGGCGTCTCCGTGACGCACCCCCGCCCCCCGCAGGCGCGCGCCGCGGGCGCGGCGATGGGCAAGATGCACGACGCGTTGCGTGATTTCACTCCGGAACGCCGCAACTCGCTCGGCCCCGACGACTGGCGCCCGCTGTTCGAGCGCTGCGGCCGCGACATGGATGCGATCCAGCCGGGGCTGTACGAGCATGTGGACAAGGCTCTGGACAAATTGTTGGCAAATTGGCCGCCAGACCTGCCACGCGCGGCGATCCACGCCGACCTCTTCCCCGACAATGTGCTGATGCTCGGCGACCGCATAACCGGGCTGATCGACTTCTACTTCGCCTGCACCGAAGTTCGCGCGTACGACCTCGCCGTAATGCATGGCGCCTGGGCGTTCGACGCCACCGGCGCACATTATGACGCCATGGTGGGCCAGGCGCTGGTGGAAGGCTATGCCGCGAACTTCGCGCTGCTCCCCGAGGAGCGCAGCGCCCTCCCCATCCTTGCCGAGGGCGCTGCGATCCGCTTCTTCCTCACCCGCGCCTGGGACTGGCTTAACACCCCGGCCGACGCACTTGTCACCAGGAAAGATCCGCTCGCTTATCTGCGCCGGCTGGACTTCTATGCCGAGAGGGGCGACGCGCTCTTCGCATGA
- the gcvT gene encoding glycine cleavage system aminomethyltransferase GcvT, translated as MSLDVPENEAEAPELQQLALDAWHRARGGRMVPFAGYEMPVQYEGIMAEHLWTRAHAGLFDVSHMGQLLFSGDGIAAALEALMPADIAAAKPGHPVYSLLMAENGGILDDLMLTKRDDGSIYMVVNGACKWDDIAHFREHLADEITLNHLDDLALLALQGPEAATALERVIPGVAALVFMQGALFQWQGHDLWISRSGYTGEDGFEISVPATAAEALADALTAQPEVKPIGLGARDSLRLEADLPLYGHDLDTETTPVSAALGFALKKRRREEGGFPGHARIMAEREAGPIVKRVGLIVEGRQPVREGAAVVDGEGSEVGKVTSGGFAPTVQKPIAMAYVPAALAVPGTRITLAQRGKVHHAEVVQMPFVPHRYVRKGA; from the coding sequence ATGAGCCTGGATGTTCCCGAGAACGAAGCCGAAGCACCGGAATTGCAGCAGCTTGCGCTCGATGCCTGGCATCGCGCACGCGGCGGCCGGATGGTCCCGTTCGCGGGATACGAGATGCCCGTCCAGTATGAAGGCATCATGGCCGAGCATCTGTGGACGCGCGCGCATGCCGGCTTGTTCGACGTCAGCCACATGGGCCAGCTGCTTTTTTCGGGCGACGGCATCGCGGCCGCTCTGGAAGCGCTCATGCCCGCCGACATCGCCGCAGCGAAGCCGGGCCACCCGGTCTATTCGCTGCTGATGGCCGAGAATGGCGGCATCCTCGACGATCTGATGCTGACCAAGCGCGACGACGGCAGCATCTACATGGTCGTCAACGGGGCCTGCAAATGGGACGATATCGCGCATTTCCGCGAGCATCTCGCCGACGAGATCACGCTCAATCACCTCGATGACCTCGCCTTGCTCGCGCTGCAGGGCCCCGAAGCGGCGACCGCGCTCGAGCGCGTGATCCCCGGCGTCGCGGCGCTGGTGTTCATGCAGGGCGCGCTGTTCCAGTGGCAGGGCCATGACCTGTGGATCAGCCGCTCGGGCTATACCGGCGAGGACGGCTTCGAGATTTCGGTGCCCGCCACTGCGGCCGAAGCGCTCGCCGACGCGCTCACTGCGCAGCCCGAAGTCAAGCCGATCGGGTTGGGCGCGCGCGATTCGCTGCGGCTCGAGGCCGATCTGCCGCTCTACGGCCACGACCTCGATACCGAGACCACGCCGGTCTCCGCGGCATTGGGCTTCGCGCTCAAGAAGCGCCGCCGCGAGGAAGGCGGCTTTCCCGGTCACGCGCGCATCATGGCCGAGCGCGAGGCGGGCCCGATCGTCAAGCGCGTCGGGCTGATCGTCGAGGGCCGCCAGCCGGTGCGCGAGGGCGCCGCCGTCGTCGATGGCGAGGGCAGCGAGGTCGGCAAGGTCACCAGCGGCGGGTTCGCCCCGACCGTCCAGAAGCCGATCGCGATGGCCTATGTGCCTGCCGCACTTGCCGTGCCGGGCACCCGCATCACGCTCGCCCAGCGTGGCAAAGTCCATCATGCGGAGGTCGTCCAGATGCCCTTCGTCCCCCATCGTTACGTCAGAAAGGGAGCCTGA
- the ispH gene encoding 4-hydroxy-3-methylbut-2-enyl diphosphate reductase, with the protein MDSTAKPPLELLIAAPRGFCAGVDRAIRIVELTIEKYGAPVYVRHEIVHNKFVVDSLKAKGAIFVEELDEVPDGVPVVFSAHGVPKAVPAKAAERGLSYLDATCPLVSKVHRQAERLVAAGRHILFIGHKGHPEVIGTFGQVPEGAMTLIETPEDAEQVSVADVDNLAFLTQTTLSVDDTAATLDVLKRRFPAILAPGPNDICYATTNRQGAVKAIASSVDLVLVIGGMNSSNSLRLVEVAERQGTTAYLIPRAADLDWTWLEGVGSLGISAGASAPELLVRELVDKLSERFEVRERDVETVEENVVFKLPRGLEAA; encoded by the coding sequence ATGGACTCGACTGCAAAACCACCGCTCGAACTGCTCATCGCCGCACCGCGCGGCTTCTGCGCCGGGGTGGATCGCGCGATCCGCATCGTCGAGCTCACGATCGAGAAATACGGCGCGCCGGTCTATGTCCGGCACGAGATCGTCCACAACAAGTTCGTCGTAGACAGCCTGAAGGCCAAGGGCGCGATCTTCGTCGAGGAACTCGACGAAGTGCCCGATGGCGTGCCGGTGGTGTTTTCGGCGCATGGCGTGCCCAAGGCCGTTCCCGCCAAGGCGGCCGAGCGCGGGCTCTCCTATCTCGATGCCACTTGCCCTCTGGTTTCCAAGGTCCACCGCCAGGCCGAGCGGCTCGTCGCTGCCGGGCGCCACATCCTTTTCATCGGCCATAAGGGCCATCCCGAAGTAATCGGGACCTTCGGCCAGGTACCTGAAGGTGCGATGACGCTGATCGAGACACCCGAGGATGCCGAGCAGGTCTCAGTCGCCGATGTCGATAACCTTGCCTTCCTCACCCAGACGACCTTGTCGGTAGACGATACCGCGGCGACTCTCGACGTGCTCAAGCGCCGCTTCCCGGCAATCCTCGCGCCCGGCCCCAACGACATCTGCTACGCCACCACCAATCGCCAAGGCGCCGTCAAGGCGATCGCCTCGTCGGTAGATCTGGTGCTGGTGATTGGTGGGATGAACTCGTCCAACTCCCTTCGGCTGGTGGAAGTCGCAGAGCGGCAGGGTACGACGGCCTATCTGATTCCCCGCGCCGCGGACCTCGATTGGACGTGGCTGGAAGGCGTCGGCTCGCTCGGCATCAGCGCCGGTGCCTCGGCACCCGAACTGCTGGTCCGCGAACTGGTCGACAAGCTCTCCGAACGCTTCGAGGTGCGCGAACGCGACGTCGAGACGGTCGAGGAGAATGTGGTGTTCAAGCTGCCGCGCGGGCTGGAGGCGGCGTAA